One Tachysurus vachellii isolate PV-2020 chromosome 18, HZAU_Pvac_v1, whole genome shotgun sequence DNA segment encodes these proteins:
- the eftud2 gene encoding 116 kDa U5 small nuclear ribonucleoprotein component: protein METELYDEFGNYIGPDLDSDEDEDVEADDRDAAEADEDEEDEDQVDGEEDGGGMEVVLHEDKKYYPTAEEVYGPEVETIVQEEDTQPLTEPIIKPVRTKQFTLTEQELPATVYDMEFLADLMDSSELIRNVTLCGHLHHGKTCFVDCLIEQTHPEIRKRDDADLRYTDILFTEQERGVGIKSTPVTMVLPDSRGKSYLFNIMDTPGHVNFSDEVTAGIRLSDGIVLFIDAAEGVMLNTERLIKHVVQERLAITICINKIDRLILELKLPPTDAYYKLRHIVDEVNGMLSTYTTDESLVVSPLLGNVCFASSQYSTCFTLGSFAKIYSDTYGDINYNEFAKRLWGDIYFNPKTRKFTKKAPNSNSQRSFVEFVLEPLYKILSQVVGDVDTSLPRVLDELGIHLTKEELKLNIRPLLRLVCNRFFGEFTGFVDMCVQHIPSPHRGARAKIEHSYTGGLDSDLAEAMTECDSDGPLMCHTTKMYSTDDGVQFHAFGRVLSGTLQAGQPVKVLGENYTLEDEEDSQICTIGRLWISVARYQIEVNRVPAGNWVLIEGCDQPIVKTATITEPRGNEEAQIFRPLKFNTASVIKIAVEPVNPSELPKMLDGLRKVNKSYPSLTTKVEESGEHVILGTGELYLDCVMHDLRKMYSEIDIKVADPVVTFCETVVETSSLKCFAETPNKKNKITMIAEPLEKGLAEDIENEVVQITWNRKKLGEFFQTKYDWDLLAARSIWAFGPDTTGPNILVDDTLPSEVDKALLGSVKDSIVQGFQWGTREGPLCDEPIRNVKFKILDAVIAQEPLHRGGGQVIPTARRVVYSAFLMATPRLMEPYYFVEVQAPADCVSAVYTVLARRRGHVTQDAPIPGSPLYTIKAFIPAIDSFGFETDLRTHTQGQAFALSVFHHWQIVPGDPLDKSIVIRPLEPQPAPHLAREFMIKTRRRKGLSEDVSISKFFDDPMLLELAKQDVVLNYPM, encoded by the exons ATGGAGACAGAGCTGTATGACGAATTTGGGAACTACATCGGGCCGGATCTGGACTCCGATGAGGATGAGGACGTCGAGGCAGACGACAGAGATGCGGCCGAG GcagatgaggatgaagaggatgaagacCAGGTTGATGGCGAAGAGGATGGCGGTGGCATGGAGGTCGTTTTGCACGAGGATAAGAAGTATTATCCGACCGCAGAGGAAGTCTATGGGCCCGAGGTGGAGACCATCGTTCAAGAAGAGGACACACAACCGCTTACCG AGCCCATTATAAAGCCTGTGAGGACGAAGCAGTTCACTCTTACAGAGCAGGAGCTGCCAGCTACAGTTTATGACATGGA GTTTCTGGCTGATTTGATGGACAGCTCTGAGCTGATTAGAAACGTCACACTGTGTGGTCATTTACACCACGGCAAG aCATGCTTTGTGGACTGCCTGATTGAACAGACTCATCCAGAAATCCGTAAGAGAGACGACGCAGAT CTGCGCTACACAGATATTCTTTTCACCGAACAAGAG agaggAGTCGGCATTAAGAGCACACCGGTGACGATGGTACTCCCTGACTCAAGAGGGAAATCCTACCTGTTTAACATCATGGACACTCCAG GTCACGTGAACTTCTCGGACGAGGTAACAGCCGGAATCAGGCTTTCGGACGGGATCGTGCTGTTCATCGACGCTGCTGAGGGG GTGATGCTGAACACCGAGCGTCTGATAAAACACGTCGTGCAGGAGCGCCTGGCCATCACCATCTGCATTAATAAAATAGACCGGCTGATCTTGGAGCTGAAACTCCCTCCCACTGACGCCTACTACAAACTGCGCCATATTGTCGACGAGGTCAACGGCATGCTCAG CACGTATACAACTGATGAGTCTCTAGTAGTGTCTCCTCTTCTGGGCAATGTGTGTTTCGCTTCCTCACAGTACAGCACCTGCTTTACTCTCGGGTCATTTGCTAAGATCTACTCTGATACCtatg GTGACATAAACTACAACGAGTTTGCAAAGAGACTCTGGGGAGACATCTACTTCAACCCCAAGAC GAGGAAGTTCACTAAAAAAGCCCCTAACAGTAACTCGCAGCGCAGCTTCGTCGAGTTCGTGCTTGAGCCGCTCTACAAGATCCTCTCGCAG GTGGTCGGGGATGTGGACACATCACTGCCACGTGTATTGGATGAATTGGGGATCCACTTGACCAAAGAGGAGCTGAAACTCAACATCCGGCCTCTGCTGAGACTCGTCTGCAACCGCTTCTTTGGCGAGTTCACAG GTTTTGTAGACATGTGTGTGCAGCACATCCCATCTCCTCATAGGGGCGCCAGAGCCAAGATCGAGCACAGCTACACCGGAGGACTGGACTCAGATCTGGCTGAGGCCATGACGGAGTGTGACTCTGAT ggTCCGTTAATGTGTCACACCACTAAGATGTACAGCACAGACGACGGAGTGCAGTTCCACGCCTTCGGTCGCGTTCTGAGCGGGACGCTGCAGGCGGGGCAGCCGGTGAAAGTTCTGGGAGAGAATTACACTCTGGAGGACGAAGAGGACTCACAGATCTGTACCATCGGACGCCTCTGGATCTCCGTAGCCAG gtatCAGATTGAGGTGAATCGGGTCCCTGCTGGCAATTGGGTGCTAATTGAAGGCTGTGACCAGCCCATTGTGAAAACAGCCACCATCACAGAGCCTCGGGGCAATGAAGAG gctCAGATCTTCAGGCCACTGAAGTTCAACACAGCTTCGGTCATCAAAATTGCTGTGGAGCCTGTCAATCCGTCTGAGCTGCCCAAGATGTTGGATGGACTGAGAAAGGTTAATAAAAGCTATCCATCCCTAACAACcaag gtggaggAGTCTGGAGAGCATGTTATCCTGGGTACAGGTGAACTCTACCTGGACTGCGTAATGCACGACCTGAGAAAGATGTACTCCGAGATCGACATCAAG GTAGCTGACCCTGTAGTGACCTTTTGCGAGACCGTGGTGGAAACATCTTCTCTCAAGTGCTTTGCTGAAACACCCAATAAAAA gAACAAGATCACGATGATTGCAGAGCCTCTGGAGAAAGGCCTTGCTGAAGACATAGAGAACGAGGTGGTGCAGATTACATGGAACAG AAAGAAGTTAGGAGAGTTCTTCCAGACCAAGTATGACTGGGATTTGCTGGCTGCTCGTTCTATCTGGGCTTTTGGACCCGATACCACAGGACCCAACATCTTAGTAGATGACACGCTGCCCTCTGAG gTGGACAAAGCCCTCCTTGGCTCAGTGAAGGACAGCATCGTTCAGGGCTTCCAGTGGGGCACTAGAGAAGGTCCCCTGTGTGATGAAC CCATTCGCAATGTGAAGTTTAAGATCCTGGATGCGGTCATCGCTCAGGAGCCGTTACACAGAGGAGGTGGCCAGGTCATTCCTACCGCACGAAGAGTCGTGTATTCCGCCTTCCTCATG GCTACACCCAGGCTGATGGAGCCCTATTATTTTGTGGAGGTTCAGGCTCCGGCTGATTGTGTGTCTGCTGTTTACACTGTACTGGCACGCAGGAG AGGTCATGTGACACAGGATGCACCAATTCCCGGTTCTCCCCTGTACACAATCAAGGCTTTCATTCCTGCAATCGACTCGTTTGGGTTTGAGACCGATCTGCGTACTCACACACAGGGACAAGCCTTCGCACTGAGTGTGTTCCATCACtggcag ATCGTTCCTGGTGATCCCCTGGACAAGAGCATCGTGATTCGGCCATTAGAGCCTCAGCCTGCTCCTCATCTTGCCAGAGAGTTCATGATCAAAACTCGTAGACGCAAG GGTTTGAGCGAAGACGTCAGCATCAGCAAGTTCTTCGACGATCCTATGTTGTTGGAGCTTGCCAAGCAGGACGTGGTGTTGAACTACCCCATGTGA